Proteins encoded by one window of Calonectris borealis chromosome 32, bCalBor7.hap1.2, whole genome shotgun sequence:
- the EIF3K gene encoding eukaryotic translation initiation factor 3 subunit K isoform X2, translating to MALFEQMRANVGKLLRGIDRYQFNPAFFQTTVTAQILLKALTNLPHTDFTLCKCMIDQAHQEERPIRQILYLGELLETCHFQSFWQALDENMELLDGITGFEDSVRKFICHVVGITYQHIDRWLLAEMLGDLSEAQLKVWMSKYGWTEPEPGRIFICNQEESIKPKNIVEKIDFDSVSSIMASSL from the exons ATGGCGCTTTTCGAGCAGATGCGGGCTAACGTGGGCAAACTGCTGCGGGGCATCGACCG gtaCCAGTTCAACCCCGCCTTCTTCCAGACCACGGTCACGGCCCAGATCCTGCTGAAGGCTCTGACCAACCTCCCGCACACGGACTTCACCCTCTGCAAGTGCATGATCGACCAGGCCCAC caggAGGAGAGGCCCATCAGGCAGATCCTCTACCTGGGGGAGCTGCTGGAGACCTGCCACTTCCAGTCCTTCTGG CAAGCGCTGGATGAGaacatggagctgctggatgGGATCACCGGCTTCGAGGACTCCGTGAGGAAAT TCATCTGCCACGTGGTGGGGATCACCTACCAGCACATCGACCGCTGGCTGTTGGCCGAGATGTTGGGGGACCTCTCGG AGGCTCAGCTGAAGGTCTGGATGAGCAAATACGGCTGGACGGAGCCGGAGCCCGGGCGGATCTTCATCTGCAACCAGGAGGAGAGCATCAAGCCCAAGAACATCGTGGAGAAGATCGACTTCGACA GTGTCTCCAGCATCATGGCGTCCTCCCTCTGA
- the EIF3K gene encoding eukaryotic translation initiation factor 3 subunit K isoform X1 — protein sequence MPGERPRRKRKLPRPPEPGTALPFPAAPRVMALFEQMRANVGKLLRGIDRYNPENLATLERYVETQAKENAYDLEANLAVLKLYQFNPAFFQTTVTAQILLKALTNLPHTDFTLCKCMIDQAHQEERPIRQILYLGELLETCHFQSFWQALDENMELLDGITGFEDSVRKFICHVVGITYQHIDRWLLAEMLGDLSEAQLKVWMSKYGWTEPEPGRIFICNQEESIKPKNIVEKIDFDSVSSIMASSL from the exons ATGCCCGGCGAGCGCCCACGCCGGAAGCGGAAGTTGCCTCGTCCACCGGAGCCCGGTACCGCTCTTCCGTTTCCGGCGGCACCGCGAGTCATGGCGCTTTTCGAGCAGATGCGGGCTAACGTGGGCAAACTGCTGCGGGGCATCGACCG gTACAACCCCGAGAACCTGGCCACGCTGGAGCGGTACGTGGAGACGCAGGCCAAGGAGAACGCCTACGACCTGGAGGCCAACCTGGCCGTGCTGAAGCT gtaCCAGTTCAACCCCGCCTTCTTCCAGACCACGGTCACGGCCCAGATCCTGCTGAAGGCTCTGACCAACCTCCCGCACACGGACTTCACCCTCTGCAAGTGCATGATCGACCAGGCCCAC caggAGGAGAGGCCCATCAGGCAGATCCTCTACCTGGGGGAGCTGCTGGAGACCTGCCACTTCCAGTCCTTCTGG CAAGCGCTGGATGAGaacatggagctgctggatgGGATCACCGGCTTCGAGGACTCCGTGAGGAAAT TCATCTGCCACGTGGTGGGGATCACCTACCAGCACATCGACCGCTGGCTGTTGGCCGAGATGTTGGGGGACCTCTCGG AGGCTCAGCTGAAGGTCTGGATGAGCAAATACGGCTGGACGGAGCCGGAGCCCGGGCGGATCTTCATCTGCAACCAGGAGGAGAGCATCAAGCCCAAGAACATCGTGGAGAAGATCGACTTCGACA GTGTCTCCAGCATCATGGCGTCCTCCCTCTGA